One Mycolicibacterium parafortuitum DNA segment encodes these proteins:
- a CDS encoding metal-dependent hydrolase family protein, translating into MTLKAAGLLDVDAGEIIRPGIVHVDGDRIVGLGGSPPPDAEVIDLGDSILLPGLMDMEVNLLMGGRGETPGLSQVQDDPATRVLRAVGNARRTLRAGFTTVRNLGLFVKTGGYLLDVALGKAIAAGWIEGPRVIPAGHAITPTGGHLDPTMFAAFMPGVLELTVEEGIANGVDEIRKAVRYQIKHGAELIKVCCSGGVMSLTGEAGAQHYSDEELRVIVDEAHRRGLRVAAHTHGAEAVKHAVECGIDCIEHGFLMDDEAIQMLVDNDRFLVSTRRLAEYMDVSKAPKELQAKAAEMFPKARTSIKAAYEAGVKIAVGTDAPAIPHGRNADELVTLVDWGMPAAAVLRAATVVAADLINRPDTLGRLAEGYLADIIAVPGDPLADISVTRDVNFVMKDGKVFKNDVTH; encoded by the coding sequence ATGACCCTCAAGGCTGCGGGTCTGCTTGACGTGGATGCCGGGGAGATCATTCGCCCCGGCATCGTCCACGTCGACGGCGACCGGATAGTGGGCCTCGGTGGCTCTCCCCCGCCCGATGCGGAGGTCATCGACCTCGGTGACTCGATCCTGTTGCCGGGGCTGATGGACATGGAGGTCAACCTGTTGATGGGCGGGCGCGGCGAGACGCCGGGCCTGTCCCAGGTGCAGGACGATCCGGCGACGCGCGTACTGCGTGCGGTGGGCAACGCCCGTCGCACACTGCGGGCCGGCTTCACGACGGTCCGCAACCTCGGATTGTTCGTCAAGACAGGCGGATACCTGCTCGACGTCGCACTCGGCAAGGCCATCGCTGCCGGCTGGATAGAAGGCCCCCGGGTGATCCCGGCCGGGCACGCGATCACCCCGACCGGTGGCCACCTCGACCCGACGATGTTCGCGGCGTTCATGCCGGGCGTGCTCGAGCTGACCGTCGAGGAGGGCATCGCCAACGGCGTCGACGAGATCCGCAAGGCGGTGCGCTACCAGATCAAGCACGGCGCAGAGTTGATCAAGGTGTGCTGTTCGGGCGGGGTGATGTCGCTGACCGGAGAGGCCGGCGCACAGCACTATTCGGATGAGGAGCTTCGCGTCATCGTCGACGAGGCGCATCGCCGAGGACTGCGCGTCGCGGCCCACACCCATGGCGCCGAGGCCGTCAAGCACGCCGTCGAATGTGGTATCGACTGCATCGAGCACGGCTTCCTGATGGACGACGAGGCGATCCAGATGCTCGTCGACAACGACAGGTTCCTGGTGTCGACGCGCCGGCTTGCCGAGTACATGGACGTCTCCAAGGCTCCGAAAGAGTTGCAGGCCAAGGCCGCCGAGATGTTCCCGAAGGCGCGCACGTCGATCAAGGCGGCCTATGAGGCCGGAGTCAAGATCGCCGTGGGCACCGATGCGCCTGCGATCCCGCACGGCCGCAACGCCGACGAACTCGTCACCCTTGTCGATTGGGGTATGCCCGCGGCCGCCGTGCTGCGGGCCGCCACCGTCGTGGCCGCCGATCTGATCAATCGTCCGGATACGCTCGGGCGTCTCGCCGAGGGCTATCTCGCCGACATCATCGCGGTCCCGGGCGACCCGCTCGCCGATATCAGCGTTACACGCGATGTCAACTTTGTAATGAAGGACGGTAAGGTCTTCAAGAATGACGTCACGCACTGA
- a CDS encoding aromatic ring-hydroxylating oxygenase subunit alpha, whose amino-acid sequence MAFFKKPDVGSWTENWPELGTAPVNYEDSIDPEHWKLEQQAIFRKTWLQMGRTELIPKKGSYITRELPSVGPGTSIIIVNDGEQIRAFYNLCRHRGNKLVWNDYPGEETSGTCRQFVCKYHAWRYDLKGDLKFVQQEQEFFDLDKADYPLKPVRCEVWEGFIFVNFDDNAVPLEEYLGEFGQGLKGYPFHEMTEHYSYRAEIKSNWKLFIDAFVEFYHAPILHMKQAEKEEAEKLAKFGFEALHYDIKGDHSMISSWGGMSPPKDLNMVKPIERILHSGLFGPWDRPAIKGILPDELPPAINPGRHKTWGQDSFEFFPNFTLLFWVPGWYLTYNYWPTGVDTHIFEADLYFVPPKNLRERLSQELAAVTFKEYAFQDANTLEATQTQIGTRAVLDFPLCDQEILLRHLHHTAHKYVDRYKEEQAAKNGNNGSSVTPQKESANV is encoded by the coding sequence GTGGCATTCTTCAAGAAGCCCGACGTCGGCAGCTGGACCGAGAACTGGCCCGAACTCGGTACAGCCCCGGTCAACTACGAAGACTCGATCGACCCGGAGCATTGGAAGCTGGAGCAGCAAGCCATCTTCCGCAAGACCTGGCTCCAGATGGGCCGCACCGAGCTGATCCCCAAGAAGGGCAGTTACATCACCCGTGAGCTGCCGTCGGTCGGTCCGGGCACCTCGATCATCATCGTCAACGACGGGGAGCAGATCCGCGCGTTCTACAACCTGTGCCGCCACCGCGGCAACAAGCTGGTGTGGAACGACTACCCCGGCGAGGAAACCTCCGGCACGTGCCGCCAGTTCGTCTGCAAGTACCACGCCTGGCGTTACGACCTCAAGGGCGATCTGAAGTTCGTCCAGCAGGAGCAGGAGTTCTTCGACCTCGACAAGGCCGACTACCCGCTCAAGCCGGTGCGCTGCGAGGTCTGGGAAGGCTTCATCTTCGTCAACTTCGACGACAACGCGGTGCCCCTCGAGGAGTACCTGGGAGAGTTCGGACAGGGGCTCAAGGGTTACCCGTTCCACGAGATGACCGAGCACTACAGCTACCGCGCCGAGATCAAATCGAACTGGAAGCTGTTCATCGACGCGTTCGTCGAGTTCTACCACGCACCGATCCTGCATATGAAGCAGGCGGAGAAGGAGGAGGCCGAGAAGCTGGCCAAGTTCGGCTTCGAGGCGCTGCACTACGACATCAAGGGTGACCACTCGATGATCTCGTCCTGGGGCGGCATGAGCCCGCCGAAGGACCTGAACATGGTCAAACCCATCGAGCGCATCCTGCACAGCGGCCTGTTCGGTCCGTGGGACCGGCCCGCGATCAAGGGCATCCTGCCCGACGAGTTGCCGCCGGCCATCAATCCCGGCCGCCACAAGACCTGGGGCCAGGACTCGTTCGAGTTCTTCCCGAACTTCACCCTGCTTTTCTGGGTGCCGGGCTGGTACCTGACCTACAACTACTGGCCCACGGGTGTGGACACCCACATCTTCGAGGCCGACCTGTACTTCGTGCCGCCGAAGAACCTGCGCGAACGACTCTCCCAGGAACTGGCTGCGGTGACGTTCAAGGAGTATGCGTTCCAGGATGCGAACACGCTGGAGGCCACACAGACGCAGATCGGTACCCGCGCCGTTCTCGACTTCCCGTTGTGCGACCAAGAAATTCTGCTGCGCCATCTGCATCACACGGCGCACAAGTACGTCGACCGGTACAAAGAAGAGCAGGCCGCCAAGAACGGAAACAACGGCTCGTCCGTCACGCCGCAGAAGGAATCCGCAAATGTCTAA
- a CDS encoding carboxymuconolactone decarboxylase family protein — MRVAPLPADEWDEAVDKALSGLMPAEMRNPDVAGNLVATLVRHPKLTRSFLRFNFHLLYGSTLPERLRELAVLRIAHVSNCEYEWRHHIGMGRAAGLTDDVIDGITRGEAVDDLDRAVLTAVDELQKDAVVSDATWTALSAHLDERQLMDLVFTIGCYGALAMAINTFGVQPDANMETER, encoded by the coding sequence CGAGTGGGACGAGGCCGTCGACAAGGCCCTGTCCGGGCTGATGCCGGCCGAGATGCGCAATCCGGACGTGGCGGGAAACCTGGTCGCGACGCTGGTGCGGCACCCGAAGCTCACCCGGTCGTTCCTACGGTTCAACTTTCACCTGCTCTACGGTTCCACGCTGCCCGAGCGGTTGCGTGAACTCGCCGTGCTTCGTATCGCACATGTGAGCAACTGCGAGTACGAGTGGCGCCACCACATCGGCATGGGCCGCGCAGCGGGCCTGACCGACGACGTCATCGACGGCATCACGCGCGGTGAGGCCGTCGACGACCTCGACCGTGCGGTGCTCACCGCGGTCGACGAACTACAGAAGGACGCGGTCGTCTCCGACGCGACATGGACGGCCCTGTCCGCGCACCTGGATGAGCGCCAGCTGATGGACCTCGTCTTCACGATCGGTTGCTATGGCGCACTGGCCATGGCCATCAACACCTTTGGCGTACAACCCGACGCCAACATGGAAACAGAGAGGTAA